A genomic window from Tolypothrix sp. PCC 7910 includes:
- the priA gene encoding primosomal protein N' has translation MYIDGVNLSHLVVNEPGESYQSKTNVNRWVEVLVDCPGNLGLFTYRLPEQLEIKPGDILTVPFGTQQMGGIAIRLLSQPNTDIPLEKIRDVEDVVSAGFFPSGYWELLNKVATYYYTPLIQAIRVALPPGLLGRSQRRIRLTSLVQQSEKITNRSNDVITPTISPTASFLSSSAQQILQLLQAQPAGDYSFAYLQQKVKSAYRGVRELRRFGLVESYLEPPRLTRPKLQKAVTLIATIDIDLTARQREIVEVLRKRGGELWQNELLQICHSTSSILKTLANKGYITIEEREVLRTEQGPEITSDRAKSLTADQSHALARIQAIDGYAQVLLHGVTGSGKTEVYLQAIAPLLQKGKSALVLVPEIGLTPQLTDRFRARFGNKVSVYHSALSDGERYDTWRQMLTGEPQVVIGTRSAIFAPLPNLGLIILDEEHDSSFKQDTPIPTYHARTVAQWRAEIENCPLVLGSATPSLESWVNFTNNELSTQNSCTDAINRVSPTQHSPLSTHYLSLPNRINSRPLPPIEIVDMRQELQAGNRSIFSRSLQAALNELQEKQQQGILFIHRRGHSTFVSCRSCGYVLECPHCDVSLAYHHTEDGAPQLLRCHYCNYARSHPQFCPDCASPYLKFFGSGTQRVAQELSRQFPQLKYIRFDSDTTRNKGAHRTLLTQFANGEAHLLVGTQMLTKGLDLPQVTLVGVVAADGLLHLSDYRASERAFQTLTQVAGRAGRGEDPGRVIIQTYNTEHEVIESVKHHDYHSFSTAELEQRQALNYPPYGRLILLRLSSLDPIQVQNTAQIIATALGTEDGFEILGPAPASILRVANRYRWQILIKFAPDDLPNLPDWEQVRSLCPASVSLTIDVDPLNIM, from the coding sequence ATGTATATTGATGGCGTAAATTTATCCCATTTGGTAGTTAATGAGCCGGGAGAATCATATCAGTCAAAAACAAATGTAAATCGCTGGGTTGAAGTCCTGGTAGACTGTCCAGGTAACTTAGGGTTATTTACATATCGTTTACCCGAACAGTTAGAAATCAAACCAGGTGATATTTTAACTGTACCCTTCGGCACACAACAAATGGGAGGGATTGCCATCCGTTTATTATCACAACCAAATACTGATATACCACTAGAGAAAATCCGCGATGTAGAAGATGTTGTGAGTGCAGGTTTTTTTCCTAGTGGTTATTGGGAATTATTAAATAAAGTAGCAACGTATTATTATACACCTCTAATTCAAGCGATTAGGGTAGCTTTACCACCAGGTTTATTAGGGCGATCGCAGCGTCGGATTCGTTTGACTTCTTTAGTCCAGCAAAGTGAAAAAATAACGAATCGGAGTAATGATGTAATAACTCCTACTATTTCTCCCACTGCGTCCTTCCTCAGTTCATCTGCCCAGCAAATTTTACAACTTTTACAAGCTCAACCAGCAGGAGACTACAGCTTTGCTTACCTGCAACAAAAAGTGAAATCTGCTTATCGAGGCGTGCGGGAGTTAAGGCGATTTGGTTTAGTAGAAAGTTATTTAGAACCTCCCAGATTAACGCGACCAAAATTACAGAAAGCTGTTACACTTATTGCCACCATAGATATAGATTTAACCGCGCGCCAACGAGAAATTGTAGAAGTACTACGAAAACGTGGCGGTGAATTATGGCAAAATGAATTATTGCAAATTTGTCATAGTACTTCTTCTATCTTAAAGACGTTAGCAAATAAAGGCTACATTACTATAGAAGAAAGAGAAGTTTTACGCACAGAACAAGGCCCAGAAATTACAAGCGATCGCGCTAAATCTTTAACAGCAGATCAATCTCATGCTTTAGCTAGAATTCAAGCAATCGATGGATATGCTCAAGTGTTGTTGCATGGGGTTACAGGTTCTGGTAAAACCGAAGTTTACCTACAAGCGATCGCACCTTTATTACAAAAAGGTAAATCAGCCTTAGTTTTAGTCCCCGAAATTGGACTGACACCCCAGCTAACCGATCGCTTTCGCGCACGCTTTGGTAACAAAGTTAGCGTCTATCACAGTGCCCTCTCGGATGGAGAACGCTATGATACGTGGCGGCAAATGCTCACAGGCGAACCCCAAGTAGTAATTGGCACCCGCAGCGCCATTTTTGCCCCCTTACCCAACTTGGGTTTAATCATCCTAGATGAAGAACACGACAGCAGCTTTAAACAAGATACCCCCATCCCCACCTACCATGCGCGCACCGTTGCTCAATGGCGCGCCGAAATCGAAAATTGTCCCTTAGTATTAGGTTCTGCAACACCTTCCTTAGAAAGCTGGGTAAATTTCACCAACAACGAACTCAGCACTCAGAACTCTTGTACAGACGCGATTAATCGCGTCTCTCCAACTCAGCACTCACCACTCAGCACTCACTACCTCTCCCTTCCCAACCGCATCAACTCTCGCCCCTTACCGCCCATAGAAATAGTAGATATGCGACAAGAATTACAGGCGGGAAATCGTTCTATATTTAGTAGATCCCTACAAGCAGCTTTAAACGAACTGCAAGAAAAACAACAACAGGGAATATTATTTATCCATCGCCGGGGACACAGTACCTTTGTCTCTTGTCGCAGTTGTGGCTATGTGTTGGAATGTCCCCACTGTGATGTATCCCTAGCCTATCACCACACCGAAGACGGCGCGCCGCAACTTTTGCGCTGTCATTACTGCAATTATGCGCGATCGCATCCGCAATTCTGCCCCGATTGCGCTTCCCCTTACCTAAAATTTTTTGGTAGCGGTACTCAGCGTGTGGCGCAAGAATTATCACGCCAATTTCCCCAACTGAAATATATTCGCTTTGATAGCGATACCACCCGCAACAAAGGCGCACATCGTACCCTCCTCACTCAGTTTGCCAATGGTGAAGCACATCTATTAGTTGGGACACAAATGCTGACTAAAGGTTTGGATTTACCACAGGTGACATTGGTGGGTGTTGTTGCTGCTGATGGATTGTTACATCTCTCAGATTATCGTGCCAGCGAACGAGCATTTCAAACTTTAACCCAAGTCGCCGGACGTGCGGGGAGAGGTGAAGATCCTGGTAGAGTAATTATCCAAACTTACAACACAGAACATGAAGTAATTGAGTCAGTCAAGCATCACGATTATCACTCTTTTTCTACTGCCGAACTAGAACAAAGACAAGCACTGAATTACCCTCCCTACGGCAGGTTAATTTTATTGCGCTTGAGCAGTTTAGATCCAATTCAAGTGCAAAATACTGCTCAGATCATCGCCACAGCATTAGGAACAGAAGACGGATTTGAAATTTTAGGCCCAGCACCAGCCAGTATTTTACGAGTAGCTAATCGTTATCGCTGGCAAATCCTAATTAAATTTGCACCCGATGATTTACCAAATTTACCAGACTGGGAACAAGTGCGATCGCTTTGCCCCGCTTCTGTAAGTTTGACTATAGATGTTGACCCGCTAAATATTATGTGA
- a CDS encoding FHA domain-containing protein, translated as MKIKVNYSLAADEVNELDLALATAPTGECLIGRSPDSHLVLNSPDVSRVHGKFFAHNGNYYFCDLGSRNGSVINGRLAKKNVPVQLKDKDIIRIGDYVMTVEDIIPAPQQLPVTVFRTIDPTLFAGWRVNENLGNINVANPAAKVNSKVSHDLSSESAEAFSADKGEMETSELESEINAQEKVIENIPVVNEITPSVSDLNADAAKPVIEEITVVQLQGLMSPVPEVVKEISAEVNNVDVDVPTPFLEEVTFVQPQDLNESVPEAVSEIPAEINIEDIDWDAEIPRELTIVQPREKLSPLVEELNEVAPDDKNDFFDLEMPILQDFTDVQPRDKFRQSAEVVSETSSEITEQDIDWDAEIPKELTIVQPRSVFQQPRNIVIEVPPHISDEVIEDDFKVDIGGVEAPKFVDGFTPEFSNEEAIFSDETLIESAGLFCKVPEPISNQDADTNTDDAGVVSEVAVPIKLPEDTSDVSESDALSSLLDEELEADFSSELTLLTSESINQLFAEIYDTSEEEYRETSEEASVSNSLPGIAQKNIVLLAHESKQSELAEFVNQHQEFFAHNYTIAWSSISKFLHEQAGITISQQIPAAISAGYQAINTLVNSGDISAVIFLRDFIIPQTSQANEEALLRSCNINKVLLATNVPTAEALVFYLQHLQQ; from the coding sequence ATGAAAATAAAAGTTAACTATTCACTAGCAGCAGATGAAGTTAACGAACTTGATCTAGCATTAGCAACTGCACCGACAGGAGAATGCTTAATTGGTCGTTCTCCCGATTCTCATTTAGTCTTAAACAGTCCTGATGTGAGCAGAGTACATGGTAAATTTTTTGCTCACAATGGTAATTACTACTTCTGCGACCTTGGAAGTAGAAATGGTTCAGTTATTAACGGGAGATTGGCTAAAAAAAATGTCCCAGTCCAGTTGAAGGATAAAGACATTATCCGCATTGGTGATTACGTGATGACTGTGGAAGATATTATTCCTGCACCTCAACAATTGCCAGTGACGGTATTTAGGACTATCGATCCGACACTGTTTGCTGGTTGGCGAGTAAATGAAAATCTCGGCAATATTAATGTTGCTAATCCCGCAGCAAAAGTAAATAGCAAAGTTTCCCATGATTTAAGCTCTGAATCGGCTGAAGCATTTAGTGCAGATAAAGGCGAAATGGAAACTTCAGAACTAGAATCAGAAATTAATGCACAAGAAAAGGTTATTGAAAATATACCTGTAGTAAATGAAATTACCCCATCTGTAAGCGATCTAAACGCTGATGCTGCTAAACCAGTTATAGAAGAAATCACCGTTGTGCAGCTGCAGGGTTTAATGTCTCCAGTACCAGAGGTAGTAAAAGAAATTTCTGCAGAGGTTAATAATGTAGATGTTGATGTACCTACACCTTTTCTAGAAGAAGTTACTTTTGTACAGCCACAAGATTTAAATGAATCAGTACCAGAGGCTGTCAGCGAAATTCCTGCAGAGATAAACATTGAAGATATCGATTGGGACGCAGAAATTCCGAGAGAATTGACGATTGTACAGCCACGTGAGAAATTGAGTCCACTAGTAGAGGAATTGAATGAAGTTGCTCCAGATGATAAAAATGATTTTTTCGATTTAGAAATGCCAATTCTGCAAGATTTTACCGACGTACAACCGCGTGATAAATTCCGGCAATCAGCAGAAGTGGTAAGCGAAACTTCTTCAGAGATCACCGAGCAAGATATAGATTGGGATGCAGAAATTCCGAAAGAATTGACGATTGTACAACCACGTAGTGTATTTCAACAACCACGAAATATAGTCATTGAAGTCCCACCACATATAAGTGATGAAGTAATCGAAGATGATTTTAAAGTTGATATTGGTGGTGTCGAAGCTCCAAAATTTGTGGATGGTTTTACTCCCGAGTTTAGCAATGAAGAGGCTATATTCTCAGACGAAACGCTGATTGAATCAGCAGGGTTATTTTGTAAAGTACCAGAACCGATCAGCAATCAGGATGCGGATACCAATACTGATGATGCAGGGGTAGTTAGCGAAGTTGCGGTTCCTATCAAATTACCCGAAGATACCAGCGATGTGAGCGAATCGGATGCTCTATCTTCTCTATTAGATGAAGAACTAGAAGCTGATTTTAGCTCAGAATTAACTCTATTAACATCTGAGTCAATTAATCAACTTTTTGCTGAAATTTATGACACATCAGAAGAAGAATATAGGGAAACTTCTGAGGAAGCGTCTGTCAGTAATTCTCTTCCAGGAATTGCTCAAAAAAATATAGTTCTTTTAGCTCATGAAAGCAAACAATCAGAGTTAGCTGAATTTGTTAATCAGCATCAAGAGTTTTTTGCACATAATTATACTATTGCTTGGTCATCTATTAGCAAATTTTTGCATGAACAAGCAGGTATCACCATTAGTCAGCAAATACCAGCCGCAATATCTGCAGGTTATCAAGCGATTAATACATTAGTTAACTCTGGTGATATCTCAGCAGTTATTTTCTTGAGAGATTTCATCATCCCTCAGACTAGCCAAGCCAATGAAGAAGCATTATTGAGGAGCTGCAATATTAATAAAGTTTTACTAGCAACTAATGTACCCACAGCAGAGGCGCTCGTATTTTATCTTCAACACTTACAACAATAA
- a CDS encoding cell wall metabolism sensor histidine kinase WalK, whose protein sequence is MTITAHSQLPNLFSQNRNSINHQTDYMLPTLGAELVYTQDGSGRYLNFYWQHSEILGLNPEQIVDEFNEEANFVPVDNVAYLERLHRILTNLVPEKLQCWFSYGQELFELELVITPIMPQLGKAATTVLVMGRLLQAKVNINKVDVIAKTPTQIELAVRSQQHQKLVNRITKNIRRNLDIDIIWQQTVDSLGKVLRLERCIICPYQPSSQKVRVIAEYHQPECKSLLGSDIDLAAEPAFAQAVDTLEPIVVQAPSSSLCPNQKILVVATSYQDQANGLVALNLRDECYPLTDAEIELAKEVADQLGTAIAHATLYKELEVARQKAEDASRLKSEFLANVSHEIRTPLNGMIGFLKLILEGMADDPEEQNQFLLEAHQLSIHLLNIINDILDIAKIEAGKMELDCTPVQLAELFNDVESFMRPQAEMRNLSFQMQMPPTSDEIIVQGNYQRLLQVMLNLVGNAIKFTQEGGITISADIVIKKAKFQEQQYPGMVKVRVADTGIGVSLDKQDKLFQLFSQVDGSRTRQYGGTGLGLAISQKLVEAMGGEVNFYSLGEGLGSTVTFTVPLYQQPVIVTCGDDCLGK, encoded by the coding sequence ATGACTATTACTGCCCATTCGCAATTGCCCAACTTATTCTCCCAGAATCGCAACTCTATTAATCATCAGACAGACTATATGTTACCAACTCTAGGAGCCGAGTTGGTATATACACAAGATGGGTCAGGACGTTACCTGAATTTTTATTGGCAGCACAGTGAAATCCTTGGGTTAAATCCTGAGCAGATAGTTGATGAGTTTAATGAGGAAGCTAACTTTGTCCCAGTGGATAATGTGGCTTATTTGGAACGGTTACACCGGATTTTGACAAATTTGGTGCCCGAAAAATTGCAATGCTGGTTTAGTTATGGGCAGGAATTATTTGAGTTGGAGTTGGTAATCACTCCGATTATGCCGCAATTGGGTAAAGCGGCTACTACAGTTTTGGTGATGGGACGGTTACTGCAAGCGAAAGTCAACATCAATAAAGTAGATGTAATTGCCAAAACACCTACACAGATAGAGTTGGCTGTGCGCTCACAGCAGCATCAAAAACTGGTGAACCGAATTACCAAAAATATTCGTCGCAACCTGGATATAGACATTATTTGGCAACAAACAGTTGATAGTTTGGGAAAAGTACTGCGGCTAGAGCGCTGTATTATTTGTCCTTACCAGCCTTCTAGCCAAAAAGTACGGGTAATCGCAGAGTATCACCAGCCAGAGTGCAAATCTCTGTTGGGTTCAGATATAGATTTAGCGGCTGAACCTGCTTTTGCTCAGGCGGTGGATACCCTGGAACCGATAGTAGTGCAAGCACCAAGCTCTAGTCTATGCCCCAACCAGAAAATTTTGGTGGTGGCGACATCCTATCAAGACCAAGCAAATGGTTTGGTGGCGTTGAATTTGCGAGATGAATGCTACCCGCTGACAGATGCAGAAATCGAGCTAGCCAAAGAAGTAGCGGATCAGTTAGGGACTGCGATCGCTCATGCTACTTTGTACAAAGAATTGGAAGTAGCGCGTCAAAAAGCCGAAGATGCTTCCCGCCTCAAGAGTGAATTTCTAGCTAATGTCTCCCACGAAATTCGTACTCCCCTAAATGGGATGATCGGATTTTTAAAGCTGATTCTGGAGGGAATGGCAGATGATCCAGAAGAACAAAATCAGTTTTTGTTAGAAGCACATCAATTATCAATCCACCTGCTGAATATCATCAACGATATTTTGGATATTGCCAAAATTGAAGCAGGTAAAATGGAGCTTGATTGTACTCCTGTGCAATTGGCTGAGTTATTTAACGACGTAGAAAGTTTCATGCGTCCTCAAGCCGAGATGAGAAACCTCAGCTTCCAGATGCAAATGCCCCCCACTTCTGATGAAATAATTGTTCAAGGTAACTACCAACGACTGTTACAAGTAATGCTGAATTTGGTAGGTAATGCAATTAAATTTACTCAAGAAGGTGGTATTACTATCAGTGCTGATATTGTAATTAAAAAGGCTAAATTCCAGGAACAGCAATATCCTGGTATGGTAAAAGTACGCGTAGCAGATACAGGTATTGGTGTTTCTTTAGATAAGCAAGATAAACTATTTCAATTATTTTCTCAAGTTGATGGTTCCCGTACCCGACAGTATGGGGGAACTGGTTTAGGACTGGCTATATCTCAAAAGCTGGTAGAAGCAATGGGTGGTGAAGTCAATTTTTACAGCTTAGGCGAAGGACTGGGTTCGACAGTGACATTTACTGTACCCTTGTATCAACAACCAGTAATTGTTACCTGTGGTGATGACTGTCTTGGGAAGTAA
- the lepA gene encoding translation elongation factor 4, with protein sequence MTDVPAVRIRNFCIIAHIDHGKSTLADRLLQATGTVEDRQMKEQFLDNMDLERERGITIKLQAARMNYTAKDGQQYVLNLIDTPGHVDFSYEVSRSLAACEGALLVVDASQGVEAQTLANVYLALEHNLEIIPVLNKIDLPGAEPDRVISEIEEIIGLDCSGAILASAKEGIGINEILETIVERVPPAPNTVDQRLRALIFDSYYDSYRGVIVYFRVMDGSLKKGDRVYLMASDKEYEIDELGVLSPTQKQVNELHAGEVGYLAAAIKAVADARVGDTITLSNAKAAEPLPGYTEANPMVFCGMFPIDADQFEDLREALEKLRLNDAALHYEPETSSAMGFGFRCGFLGLLHMEIVQERLEREYNLDLIITAPSVVYKVTTVKGEELYIDNPSHLPSPNEREKIEEPYVKVEMITPETYVGTLMELSQNRRGIFKDMKYLTQGRTTLTYELPLAEVVTDFFDQMKSRSRGYASMEYHLIGYRENPLVKLDIMINGDPVDSLAMIVHRDKAYNVGRSMAEKLKELIPRHQFKVPIQASIGSKVIASEHIPALRKDVLAKCYGGDISRKKKLLQKQAKGKKRMKSVGTVDVPQEAFMAVLRLDQS encoded by the coding sequence ATGACTGACGTTCCCGCAGTTCGCATTCGCAATTTTTGTATTATTGCTCACATCGACCACGGGAAATCCACCCTTGCCGATCGCTTACTCCAAGCCACTGGTACTGTTGAAGATCGGCAGATGAAGGAGCAGTTTCTCGACAATATGGATTTGGAACGGGAGCGCGGCATTACCATTAAGCTGCAAGCTGCCCGGATGAATTACACTGCTAAAGATGGTCAGCAGTATGTGCTGAATTTGATTGATACGCCGGGACACGTGGATTTTTCCTATGAGGTGTCACGTTCTCTTGCTGCTTGCGAAGGGGCGTTGTTAGTGGTTGATGCTTCCCAAGGCGTAGAAGCTCAAACTTTGGCGAATGTGTATTTGGCACTGGAACATAACCTGGAAATTATTCCGGTGTTGAATAAAATCGACTTACCAGGTGCAGAACCAGATCGAGTCATCAGCGAAATTGAAGAAATTATCGGTTTAGATTGCAGCGGTGCAATTTTAGCTTCAGCTAAAGAAGGTATTGGCATTAATGAGATTTTAGAAACAATTGTAGAACGGGTACCACCAGCCCCTAATACTGTAGATCAGCGCTTGCGGGCGTTAATTTTTGATAGCTACTACGACAGCTACCGAGGTGTAATTGTTTACTTCCGAGTGATGGATGGTAGCCTCAAAAAAGGCGATCGCGTTTATTTGATGGCTTCTGATAAAGAATATGAAATTGATGAATTAGGGGTGCTTTCTCCGACTCAAAAGCAAGTTAATGAACTGCACGCCGGGGAAGTAGGTTATTTAGCCGCCGCTATTAAAGCTGTAGCTGATGCGCGGGTAGGTGATACTATTACTCTGTCTAACGCTAAAGCTGCAGAACCTTTACCAGGTTATACAGAAGCCAATCCAATGGTCTTTTGCGGGATGTTTCCCATCGATGCTGACCAATTTGAAGACTTGCGGGAAGCTTTAGAAAAGCTCAGGCTTAATGATGCAGCCCTACATTACGAACCGGAAACTTCCAGCGCTATGGGGTTTGGTTTCCGTTGTGGGTTCTTAGGTTTGCTGCACATGGAAATTGTCCAAGAACGCTTAGAAAGGGAATACAACTTAGATTTAATTATTACAGCGCCTTCAGTAGTTTATAAAGTAACTACTGTGAAGGGTGAGGAACTGTATATAGATAATCCTAGCCATTTACCCTCTCCCAACGAGCGCGAAAAGATTGAGGAGCCTTACGTTAAGGTAGAAATGATTACGCCTGAAACATACGTAGGTACGTTGATGGAGTTATCCCAAAACCGCCGGGGTATTTTTAAGGATATGAAATATCTTACCCAAGGTCGGACAACCTTAACTTACGAGTTGCCTTTGGCGGAAGTAGTTACAGACTTTTTTGACCAAATGAAATCGCGATCGCGTGGTTATGCCAGCATGGAATATCACCTGATTGGTTATCGCGAAAATCCTTTGGTGAAGCTGGATATTATGATTAATGGCGATCCGGTGGATTCTTTAGCCATGATTGTGCATCGCGATAAAGCTTACAACGTCGGTCGCTCAATGGCTGAGAAGCTCAAAGAATTGATTCCCCGCCATCAATTTAAAGTACCAATTCAAGCGAGTATTGGTAGTAAAGTCATCGCCAGCGAACACATCCCCGCTTTGCGGAAAGACGTATTAGCCAAATGCTACGGTGGTGACATCAGCCGGAAGAAGAAACTTTTGCAAAAGCAAGCAAAAGGTAAAAAACGGATGAAATCTGTAGGTACGGTAGATGTTCCTCAAGAAGCATTTATGGCAGTATTGCGTTTAGACCAAAGTTAA
- a CDS encoding glycosyltransferase family 4 protein — MKILVLSWEFPPRIVGGIARHVAELYPELVKLGHEIHLITVEHGQASMYELVEGVHIHRVPVAASRDFFHWIVNLNESMGHHGGKLMLEEGPFDLIHAHDWLVGDAAIGLKNNFKVPLIATIHATEYGRYNGLHTDIQRYISGKENLLAFNAWRIIVCSEYMRHEVERALHSPWDKIDVIFNGIRPEKKQHHEDFHAQAFRRQFAEDYEKIVYYVGRMTYEKGVPLLLNAAPKVLWEMGGNVKFVIVGGGNTDHLKRQAWDLGIWHKCYFTGFLSDEYLDKFQTVADCAVFPSLYEPFGIVALESFASRVPVVVSDTGGFPEVVQHTKTGIVTWVNSPESIAWGILEVLKNPGYRQWLIDNAYEDLEKRFSWPKLAMQTEAVYQRVVQERSRVEWF; from the coding sequence ATGAAGATATTGGTATTAAGTTGGGAGTTTCCACCCAGGATTGTGGGTGGAATTGCTCGCCATGTAGCGGAGTTATATCCGGAATTAGTGAAATTAGGACATGAAATCCACTTGATTACTGTGGAACATGGTCAGGCTTCGATGTATGAATTAGTTGAGGGAGTACATATACATCGTGTACCTGTAGCTGCTAGTAGAGACTTTTTTCACTGGATAGTCAACTTAAATGAAAGTATGGGGCATCATGGCGGCAAGCTGATGCTAGAAGAAGGGCCATTTGATTTAATCCATGCTCATGATTGGTTAGTTGGTGATGCGGCGATCGGACTGAAAAATAACTTTAAAGTACCTTTAATAGCGACAATTCATGCAACTGAATACGGACGCTACAACGGCCTGCATACAGATATCCAACGCTATATCAGTGGTAAAGAAAATCTGTTAGCTTTTAACGCTTGGCGAATTATCGTTTGTAGCGAATATATGCGCCACGAAGTAGAAAGAGCATTACATAGCCCTTGGGACAAAATTGATGTCATTTTTAACGGTATTCGGCCAGAAAAGAAACAGCATCATGAAGATTTTCATGCTCAAGCTTTTCGCCGCCAATTTGCTGAAGATTATGAAAAAATTGTTTATTATGTTGGGCGCATGACTTATGAAAAGGGTGTGCCTTTATTACTCAATGCTGCACCCAAGGTTCTGTGGGAAATGGGTGGTAATGTCAAATTTGTGATTGTTGGAGGTGGTAATACTGACCATCTCAAGCGTCAAGCCTGGGATTTGGGAATTTGGCATAAATGCTATTTTACTGGTTTCCTTTCTGATGAATACTTAGATAAATTTCAGACTGTAGCTGACTGTGCAGTTTTCCCTAGCCTTTATGAACCCTTTGGTATAGTTGCATTAGAAAGCTTTGCCTCTCGCGTTCCCGTGGTTGTATCTGACACTGGTGGTTTCCCGGAGGTAGTACAACATACTAAAACAGGCATTGTCACCTGGGTGAACAGTCCTGAGTCCATTGCCTGGGGTATTTTAGAAGTGTTGAAAAATCCTGGTTATCGCCAATGGCTGATAGATAATGCTTATGAGGATTTAGAGAAACGCTTTAGTTGGCCAAAATTAGCTATGCAAACCGAAGCTGTTTATCAGCGGGTGGTGCAAGAGCGATCGCGAGTAGAATGGTTTTAA
- a CDS encoding cyanophycinase: MTKAFPNIAKWLKNLGTMLLKMGNTFITHITANLRRYFQDITEDVDSLSPLPTLPALPALPHLAGPVLNLGGGGPDVEEAIQWMIHQVRGGTNCATKVNVVVLRTYGNHDYNRPIQGMKGVRSVETLIISNRHDANKGEIIDKIRRADVIFIAGGDQCQYIRNWKNTKLQAAVHSVYARGGGIGGTSAGAMIQSEFVYDACASSEEGIETRDALEDPYKDITFSYHFFNWRYLAGAIVDTHFDRRKRMGRIMAFIARQIQDGRTQRALGIAISEETSVVIDKYGIAKVMGRGAAYFVLGDHPPEICKPRTPLTFHDYKIWRVPRGDTFDLKNLPTKGYYLRSVKRGRFSSDPY, from the coding sequence ATGACCAAGGCCTTTCCAAATATAGCAAAGTGGTTAAAGAACCTAGGAACCATGTTGCTGAAGATGGGAAATACCTTCATAACCCATATTACAGCAAACTTGAGACGCTATTTTCAGGACATTACCGAGGATGTCGATTCTTTATCCCCCTTACCGACCTTACCTGCTTTACCTGCCCTACCTCATCTAGCTGGGCCTGTTCTTAACCTGGGTGGAGGTGGCCCGGATGTAGAGGAGGCGATTCAATGGATGATCCATCAGGTTAGGGGTGGTACTAACTGCGCGACCAAAGTGAATGTTGTAGTTCTACGCACCTATGGTAATCACGATTACAATCGGCCGATTCAAGGGATGAAAGGCGTGAGGTCTGTAGAGACGCTGATTATTAGTAATCGCCATGATGCCAACAAAGGGGAGATTATTGATAAAATCCGCAGAGCAGATGTAATTTTCATTGCTGGCGGCGACCAATGTCAATATATTCGCAACTGGAAAAATACTAAGCTACAGGCTGCAGTTCACTCTGTTTACGCCAGAGGTGGTGGTATTGGGGGTACTAGCGCGGGTGCAATGATCCAAAGTGAATTTGTTTATGATGCTTGTGCTTCTTCTGAAGAAGGGATTGAAACCAGAGATGCTTTGGAAGATCCTTATAAGGATATTACCTTCAGTTATCACTTTTTTAACTGGAGGTATTTAGCAGGAGCAATTGTCGATACCCACTTTGACAGGCGTAAAAGAATGGGGCGAATTATGGCTTTTATCGCCCGTCAAATTCAGGATGGCAGAACTCAGCGTGCTTTAGGTATCGCCATTAGTGAAGAGACATCGGTTGTCATTGACAAATACGGGATAGCCAAAGTCATGGGGAGAGGTGCAGCATATTTTGTCTTGGGAGATCATCCCCCAGAAATTTGCAAACCTCGTACACCTTTAACATTTCACGACTACAAAATTTGGCGTGTCCCCCGTGGCGATACCTTCGACTTAAAAAACCTGCCCACCAAAGGTTATTATCTCCGCAGTGTGAAACGGGGAAGGTTTAGTTCAGATCCGTATTGA